Proteins from one Pseudomonas grandcourensis genomic window:
- the mazG gene encoding nucleoside triphosphate pyrophosphohydrolase produces MYSLEDLLHLMNRLRDPQYGCPWDIKQTYATIVPHTLEEAYEVADAIERGDFDHLQGELGDLLFQVVYYSQLAREEGRFEFAGVVDSITRKLIRRHPHVFPTGDLYAPVDVPRLSEAQVKQRWEEIKAEERAEKSSAPEQLSLLDDVPAALPALSRSAKLQKRAGQVGFDWPDALPVLDKVREELDEVLEAMSENDPEAVADEIGDLLFSVVNLARHLKVDPETALRGANGKFERRFRFIEQALRETRRPMEDCTLEELDALWGEAKRQEKNLPSCG; encoded by the coding sequence ATGTATTCACTTGAAGATTTATTGCACTTGATGAACCGCCTGCGCGACCCGCAGTACGGTTGCCCGTGGGACATCAAGCAAACTTACGCCACCATCGTCCCCCACACTCTGGAAGAAGCCTATGAAGTCGCCGACGCCATTGAACGCGGTGACTTCGATCACTTACAGGGTGAACTCGGCGATTTGTTATTCCAGGTGGTGTATTACAGCCAGTTGGCCCGGGAAGAAGGACGCTTCGAGTTCGCGGGCGTGGTCGACAGCATCACCCGCAAGCTGATCCGCCGTCATCCTCACGTGTTCCCCACCGGGGATCTGTATGCGCCAGTGGATGTCCCGCGCCTGAGCGAAGCGCAGGTCAAGCAGCGCTGGGAAGAGATCAAGGCCGAGGAGCGCGCAGAGAAGTCCTCGGCGCCCGAACAGCTGTCTTTGCTCGACGATGTTCCCGCCGCGCTTCCGGCGTTGTCACGTTCGGCGAAATTGCAAAAGCGTGCGGGGCAGGTCGGTTTCGACTGGCCGGACGCTCTGCCGGTGCTCGATAAAGTGCGTGAAGAGCTCGATGAAGTCCTCGAAGCCATGTCGGAAAACGATCCCGAGGCCGTGGCCGACGAGATCGGCGATCTGCTGTTTTCCGTGGTCAATCTGGCGCGGCATCTCAAGGTCGATCCGGAAACCGCACTGCGTGGCGCCAACGGCAAGTTTGAAAGACGCTTTCGTTTTATCGAACAGGCATTGCGCGAGACCCGCCGTCCCATGGAAGATTGCACCCTCGAAGAGTTGGACGCCTTGTGGGGCGAAGCCAAACGTCAGGAAAAGAATTTGCCCAGCTGCGGTTGA
- the relA gene encoding GTP diphosphokinase: protein MVQVRAHQPINTDGSINLEAWLDHAVSVDLALDREALKEACEYAREAEQQANAAQNLWSEGNSTFRTGLEIAEILADLKLDQDSLVAAILYRGVREGQIKLPAVSQRFGPVVAKLIDGVQRMAAISDSLSPRKSMVMGTQGQVENLRKMLVAMVDDVRVALIKLAERTCAIRAVKTADDEKRNRVAREVFDIYAPLAHRLGIGHIKWELEDLSFRYLEPDQYKQIAKLLHERRLDRERFISDVMSQLKNELQATGVDADISGRAKHIYSIWRKMQRKGLEFSQIYDVRAVRVLVPEMRDCYTALGIVHTLWRHIPKEFDDYIANPKENGYRSLHTAVIGPEGKVLEVQIRTHAMHEEAELGVCAHWKYKGTDVKSGSNHYEEKISWLRQVLEWHEELGDIGGLAEQLRVDIEPDRVYIFTPDGHAIDLPKGATPLDFAYRVHTEIGHNCRGAKINGRIVPLNYSLQTGEQVEIITSKHGTPSRDWLNPNLGYVTTSRARAKIVHWFKLQARDQNVAAGKTLLERELNRLGLPAVDFDKLADKANMKTAEDLFAALGAGDLRLAQLVNLAQQLVEPERGNEQLELIPRKATGYKPGKRGDIQIQGVGNLMTQMAGCCQPLPGDAIVGYITQGRGVSIHRQDCASVLQLGGREPERIIQVSWGPVPVLTYPVDIVIRAYDRSGLLRDVSQVLLNERINVLAVNTRSNKEDNTALMSLTIEIPGLDALGRLLGRISQLPNIIETRRNRTP from the coding sequence ATGGTACAGGTGAGAGCACACCAGCCGATCAACACCGACGGCAGTATCAATCTCGAGGCTTGGCTCGATCATGCGGTCAGTGTCGATCTGGCACTGGATCGCGAAGCCTTGAAAGAAGCCTGCGAGTACGCTCGCGAGGCCGAACAACAAGCCAATGCGGCACAGAATCTGTGGTCGGAAGGTAACTCGACTTTCCGTACCGGGCTTGAGATCGCCGAGATCCTCGCCGACCTCAAACTCGACCAGGATTCACTGGTCGCCGCGATCCTGTATCGAGGCGTGCGCGAAGGCCAGATCAAGTTGCCGGCCGTCAGCCAGCGCTTTGGTCCCGTGGTCGCCAAGCTCATCGACGGCGTGCAGCGCATGGCGGCGATCAGTGACAGCCTGAGCCCGCGCAAATCCATGGTGATGGGCACTCAGGGCCAGGTGGAAAACCTGCGCAAGATGCTGGTGGCCATGGTCGACGATGTGCGCGTCGCCCTGATCAAACTGGCCGAACGCACCTGCGCGATCCGTGCGGTGAAGACCGCCGACGACGAAAAGCGCAACCGTGTGGCCCGGGAAGTCTTCGACATCTACGCGCCGCTGGCCCATCGCCTGGGTATCGGTCATATCAAGTGGGAACTGGAAGACTTGTCCTTCCGTTACCTGGAGCCCGACCAGTACAAGCAGATCGCCAAGTTGCTGCATGAGCGGCGACTGGATCGCGAACGTTTCATCAGCGACGTGATGAGCCAGCTGAAAAACGAATTGCAGGCCACCGGTGTCGATGCCGACATCAGCGGCCGGGCCAAACACATTTATTCGATCTGGCGCAAAATGCAGCGCAAGGGTCTGGAGTTCAGCCAGATCTACGACGTGCGTGCCGTTCGCGTGCTGGTGCCGGAAATGCGCGATTGCTACACCGCGCTCGGCATCGTCCACACCCTGTGGCGGCACATCCCGAAAGAGTTCGACGACTACATCGCCAACCCGAAAGAAAACGGCTACCGCTCGCTGCACACCGCGGTAATCGGGCCTGAGGGCAAGGTGCTGGAAGTGCAGATCCGCACCCACGCCATGCACGAAGAGGCCGAGCTTGGGGTTTGCGCACACTGGAAGTACAAAGGCACCGACGTCAAATCCGGTTCCAATCACTACGAAGAGAAAATCTCCTGGCTGCGTCAGGTGCTCGAGTGGCATGAAGAACTGGGCGACATCGGTGGCCTGGCGGAACAGCTGCGGGTCGATATCGAGCCGGACCGGGTCTACATCTTCACCCCGGACGGTCACGCCATCGACTTGCCGAAGGGCGCGACGCCACTGGACTTCGCCTACCGCGTGCACACCGAAATCGGCCACAACTGCCGTGGCGCCAAGATCAACGGACGCATCGTACCGCTCAACTACAGCCTGCAAACCGGTGAACAGGTCGAGATCATCACCAGCAAGCACGGCACCCCAAGCCGTGACTGGCTGAACCCGAACCTGGGTTACGTCACCACGTCGCGGGCACGGGCGAAGATCGTTCACTGGTTCAAGCTGCAGGCCCGTGACCAGAACGTTGCGGCCGGTAAAACCCTGCTCGAGCGCGAACTCAATCGCCTCGGCCTGCCGGCGGTGGATTTCGACAAGCTGGCCGACAAGGCCAACATGAAAACCGCCGAGGACTTGTTCGCCGCCCTCGGTGCCGGCGATTTGCGCCTGGCGCAACTGGTCAACCTGGCGCAGCAACTGGTCGAGCCGGAGCGTGGCAACGAGCAACTTGAGCTGATTCCACGCAAGGCCACCGGTTACAAACCGGGCAAGCGCGGCGACATCCAGATCCAGGGCGTCGGCAACCTGATGACCCAGATGGCCGGCTGCTGCCAGCCGCTGCCTGGGGATGCCATCGTCGGTTACATCACCCAGGGCCGTGGCGTGAGCATTCACCGCCAGGACTGTGCCTCGGTGCTGCAACTGGGCGGGCGGGAGCCCGAGCGGATCATCCAGGTCAGTTGGGGCCCGGTGCCGGTGCTCACCTACCCGGTGGACATCGTCATCCGCGCCTACGACCGTTCCGGTTTGCTGCGTGACGTGTCGCAGGTGCTGCTCAACGAGCGGATCAACGTGCTGGCGGTCAACACCCGCTCGAACAAGGAGGACAACACCGCGCTGATGTCCCTGACCATCGAGATTCCGGGGCTGGATGCATTGGGGCGGTTGCTGGGGCGGATTTCTCAGTTGCCGAACATCATCGAAACCCGGCGTAACCGTACGCCGTGA
- the rlmD gene encoding 23S rRNA (uracil(1939)-C(5))-methyltransferase RlmD, whose product MAKHERGLRFQPTGGSKAPQVPTGKKQRLTIERLANDGRGIAFFEGRTWFVIGALAGEEIEARVLGAHGKVVEARTERVFKASELRRPAPCAHAGRCGGCSVQHLPHNEQLALKQRMLAEQLSRVAGVEPEEWAAPLSGAEFAYRRRARVAVRWDMKAKKLEIGFRAAGSQDIVGIDDCPVLVQPLQPIMARLPEMLRRLSKPQALGHVELFSGSTLAVLLRHMAPLSDADLTILKEFCAFHGAQLWLHGDGEPQPVEADQSLGYRLEQWDLELAYRPGDFIQVNAAVNEAMVAQALDWLKPTADERVLDLFCGLGNFALPLAKAAREVVAVEGVQVMVDRAAANAASNNLHNAKFFQADLSQPLTGAEWATEGFCAVLLDPPRDGAFEVVRKLRSLGAERLVYVSCNPATLARDTVELIKQGYRLKRAGILDMFPQTAHVEAMALFEAS is encoded by the coding sequence ATGGCCAAACATGAAAGAGGCCTGCGCTTCCAGCCCACCGGCGGCAGTAAGGCCCCGCAAGTCCCGACTGGCAAAAAGCAGCGCCTGACCATCGAGCGCCTGGCCAATGACGGTCGCGGTATCGCGTTTTTCGAAGGCCGGACCTGGTTCGTCATCGGCGCATTGGCCGGTGAAGAGATCGAGGCGCGCGTGCTCGGTGCCCACGGCAAAGTGGTCGAGGCGCGCACCGAACGTGTGTTCAAGGCCAGCGAATTGCGCCGCCCGGCACCGTGCGCCCATGCCGGCCGCTGCGGCGGTTGCAGCGTGCAGCATCTGCCCCACAACGAACAGCTTGCCCTGAAACAGCGGATGCTTGCCGAGCAGTTGTCGAGGGTCGCGGGCGTCGAACCCGAAGAGTGGGCGGCGCCATTGAGCGGTGCGGAGTTCGCTTACCGGCGTCGCGCCCGCGTGGCGGTGCGCTGGGACATGAAGGCGAAAAAACTCGAAATCGGTTTCCGTGCCGCCGGCAGCCAGGACATCGTCGGCATCGATGATTGCCCGGTGCTGGTACAGCCCTTGCAACCGATCATGGCCCGCTTGCCGGAAATGCTGCGGCGCTTGAGCAAACCCCAGGCACTTGGGCATGTGGAGTTGTTCAGCGGCTCGACGCTGGCCGTGTTGCTGCGGCACATGGCGCCGTTGTCCGATGCCGACCTGACCATCCTCAAGGAATTCTGTGCGTTCCACGGAGCCCAGTTATGGCTGCATGGCGACGGCGAACCGCAACCGGTCGAGGCCGATCAGTCGTTGGGCTATCGTCTTGAACAGTGGGATCTGGAGCTGGCGTATCGTCCCGGGGATTTCATCCAGGTCAACGCCGCCGTCAACGAAGCGATGGTCGCCCAGGCACTGGACTGGCTGAAGCCGACAGCGGATGAGCGCGTACTCGACCTGTTCTGCGGCCTGGGCAACTTTGCCTTGCCGCTGGCCAAGGCCGCTCGTGAAGTGGTGGCGGTCGAAGGCGTGCAGGTGATGGTCGATCGGGCCGCGGCGAATGCAGCTAGCAACAATCTGCATAACGCGAAGTTTTTTCAGGCCGATTTATCCCAGCCTTTGACAGGCGCCGAATGGGCCACCGAAGGCTTTTGTGCGGTACTCTTGGACCCACCGCGTGACGGTGCTTTCGAGGTCGTGCGCAAGCTCAGGAGCCTGGGCGCCGAACGATTGGTGTATGTGTCGTGCAACCCTGCAACTCTGGCGCGCGACACGGTCGAATTGATCAAGCAGGGCTACCGGTTAAAACGTGCCGGGATTCTCGATATGTTTCCTCAAACGGCACATGTCGAGGCCATGGCGTTATTTGAAGCGAGCTAG
- the cysM gene encoding cysteine synthase CysM, translating to MTLQYPTIADCVGNTPLVRLQRLPGATSNTLLLKLEGNNPAGSVKDRPALSMITRAELRGQIHAGDTLIEATSGNTGIALAMAAAIKGYKMILIMPDNSSAERKAAMTAYGAELILVSQEQGMEGARDLAQKMEAEGCGKVLDQFANGDNPEAHYTTTGPEIWRQTQGTITHFVSSMGTTGTIMGVSRYLKEQNDNVQIIGLQPMEGSAIPGIRRWPQEYLPKIYQADRVDRIVDMAQSEAEDVTRRLAREEGIFCGVSSGGAVAAMLRLSKEVENAVIVAIICDRGDRYLSTGIFDAPN from the coding sequence ATGACCTTGCAGTACCCAACCATCGCCGATTGCGTCGGCAACACTCCGCTGGTCCGTTTGCAGCGCCTGCCCGGCGCCACCAGCAATACCCTATTGCTCAAGCTCGAAGGGAACAACCCGGCGGGTTCGGTCAAGGACCGTCCGGCGCTGTCGATGATCACCCGCGCCGAACTGCGCGGGCAGATCCACGCCGGCGATACGCTGATCGAGGCGACGTCGGGCAACACCGGGATCGCCCTGGCCATGGCCGCTGCGATCAAGGGTTACAAGATGATCCTGATCATGCCGGACAACTCCAGCGCCGAGCGCAAGGCGGCCATGACGGCCTATGGCGCCGAACTGATTCTGGTCAGCCAGGAACAGGGCATGGAAGGCGCCCGTGACCTCGCGCAGAAGATGGAAGCCGAAGGTTGCGGCAAGGTACTGGATCAGTTCGCCAACGGTGACAACCCCGAGGCGCACTACACCACCACCGGCCCGGAAATCTGGCGCCAGACCCAGGGCACCATCACCCATTTCGTCAGCTCCATGGGCACCACCGGCACCATCATGGGCGTGTCGCGCTACCTCAAGGAGCAGAACGACAACGTGCAGATCATCGGCCTGCAACCGATGGAAGGCTCGGCGATCCCGGGGATCCGCCGCTGGCCTCAGGAATACCTGCCGAAGATCTACCAGGCCGACCGCGTGGACCGGATCGTCGACATGGCCCAAAGCGAAGCCGAAGACGTGACCCGTCGTCTGGCCCGCGAAGAGGGCATTTTCTGTGGCGTGTCCTCGGGCGGTGCCGTGGCGGCAATGCTGCGTCTGTCCAAAGAAGTTGAAAACGCGGTGATCGTCGCGATCATCTGCGACCGTGGCGACCGTTACCTGTCGACCGGCATTTTCGACGCGCCCAACTGA
- a CDS encoding sensor histidine kinase, which produces MKCNLPGRHSLFWKLACLLVAFCLLMIWLSWSWGRYMEERNQFLSDEARGTLSGYAAEAEQAWRQRQSAGIDDWLQGMHQREKGWVGVIGGDLQSLSNQSLTDKEVERLTFLRGLDWPIHKKGQPWMRIPFPGDPSAGSLVIELPKRFVPGRYRVFWRVITNGVIPGLFTLLLCVGLYRLLVVPLNHLRAQANAWRADQLNVRLSTRTTNRSDELGELGRAFDHMSERLQSTVALQQQLLRDLSHELRTPLSRLRVASESEQGLEPLRERIGREVDGMQRLVEDTLQLAWLDTERTRLPDEAIQIQALWEMLTENACYESGWPDTQLQCTVDSSCWVRGHLNTLAQALENILRNAIRHSPAGGIVQLGGRRDGDFWHLWLEDHGGGVAEADLERIFLPFTRLDGSRPGDGGFGLGLSIARNAVQRQGGQLWAQNTGTGLRLNMRLLADVNSTSADAFAGKPAPTLTVFEPRNV; this is translated from the coding sequence ATGAAATGTAACTTGCCGGGCAGACATTCGCTGTTCTGGAAGCTGGCTTGTCTATTGGTCGCTTTCTGCCTGCTGATGATCTGGTTGAGTTGGTCCTGGGGCCGTTACATGGAGGAACGTAACCAGTTCCTCTCCGATGAGGCTCGCGGCACCCTGTCCGGTTATGCCGCCGAAGCCGAGCAGGCGTGGCGGCAGCGCCAGAGCGCCGGTATCGATGACTGGCTGCAAGGCATGCATCAGCGGGAAAAAGGCTGGGTCGGTGTCATCGGCGGTGATTTGCAGTCCTTGAGCAACCAATCGCTGACGGACAAGGAAGTCGAACGCCTGACTTTTTTGCGCGGCCTCGATTGGCCAATCCACAAGAAAGGCCAACCGTGGATGCGCATACCGTTTCCCGGTGATCCGTCCGCCGGCAGCCTGGTGATCGAGTTGCCCAAGCGCTTCGTACCCGGGCGTTACCGGGTGTTCTGGCGGGTGATCACCAATGGCGTGATTCCGGGATTGTTCACCTTGCTGCTGTGCGTCGGGCTGTATCGCCTGTTGGTGGTGCCGCTCAATCACTTGCGCGCGCAGGCCAATGCCTGGCGTGCCGATCAACTGAACGTACGGCTGTCGACCCGGACCACCAATCGATCGGATGAACTGGGTGAGTTGGGTCGGGCGTTCGATCACATGTCCGAGCGCCTGCAAAGCACTGTGGCCTTGCAGCAGCAACTGCTGCGTGATCTGTCCCACGAATTGCGTACTCCGCTGAGTCGCTTGCGGGTGGCCAGTGAAAGCGAGCAGGGGCTGGAGCCATTGCGCGAACGTATCGGCCGTGAGGTCGATGGCATGCAGCGTCTGGTGGAAGACACGCTGCAACTGGCTTGGCTCGATACCGAGCGCACCCGATTGCCCGACGAAGCGATCCAGATCCAGGCCCTGTGGGAAATGCTCACGGAGAACGCCTGCTATGAAAGTGGTTGGCCCGATACGCAGTTGCAATGCACCGTAGATTCATCCTGCTGGGTTCGCGGTCATCTCAACACCCTGGCCCAGGCATTGGAAAACATTCTGCGTAATGCCATTCGTCATTCGCCGGCCGGAGGCATTGTCCAATTGGGCGGACGGCGTGATGGCGATTTCTGGCACCTGTGGCTGGAAGATCACGGCGGTGGCGTAGCGGAAGCTGATCTGGAGCGGATCTTCCTGCCGTTCACCCGACTCGACGGTTCGCGACCGGGGGATGGTGGATTCGGGCTGGGCTTGAGTATTGCCCGGAACGCTGTGCAGCGTCAGGGCGGACAGCTATGGGCGCAGAACACCGGGACCGGGTTGCGCCTGAACATGCGGTTATTGGCGGATGTTAATAGCACCAGTGCCGACGCCTTCGCGGGCAAGCCCGCTCCCACACTGACCGTGTTTGAACCGCGAAACGTGTGA
- a CDS encoding response regulator transcription factor, with protein sequence MTPITAGLPRILSIEDDLVLGAYVHEHLDRSGFQVTWCQNGQEGLDIARREAFDVVLMDILLPGMDGLAVLTQLRQSHSTPVLLMSALGAEADRISGFRLGADDYLPKPFSMVELGVRIEAILRRVALDRRPAPAVPAPSMDSLRFDDESFEVFYGHQAAGLTRSEYRLLETLHRSADEVLSKAFLYQQVLQRGYAAHDRSLDMHISQIRRKLKAIGYTEREVRTVWGKGYILSATDEM encoded by the coding sequence ATGACTCCCATCACTGCTGGCCTCCCCCGAATCCTGTCCATCGAAGACGACCTTGTGCTCGGCGCCTACGTGCATGAGCATCTGGACCGCAGCGGCTTCCAGGTGACCTGGTGCCAGAACGGCCAGGAAGGCCTGGACATTGCCCGCAGGGAAGCTTTCGACGTGGTGCTGATGGATATTCTGCTGCCGGGCATGGATGGGCTGGCGGTACTGACTCAATTGCGTCAGAGCCATTCCACTCCGGTGTTGCTGATGTCGGCCCTCGGTGCCGAGGCCGATCGCATCAGCGGCTTTCGCCTGGGGGCCGATGATTACCTGCCAAAGCCCTTCAGCATGGTGGAGTTGGGGGTGCGCATCGAAGCCATTCTGCGGCGCGTGGCACTCGACCGCCGACCCGCGCCCGCGGTGCCGGCCCCGTCGATGGACAGCCTGCGTTTCGACGATGAAAGCTTCGAGGTCTTTTATGGCCATCAGGCCGCTGGCCTGACCCGTAGTGAGTATCGGTTACTGGAGACGCTGCACCGCAGCGCCGACGAAGTACTGAGCAAAGCCTTCCTTTATCAACAGGTGCTGCAGCGCGGTTACGCGGCCCATGACCGCAGCCTGGACATGCACATCAGCCAGATTCGCCGCAAGCTCAAGGCCATTGGCTACACCGAGCGCGAAGTGCGTACGGTATGGGGCAAGGGTTACATCCTGAGCGCCACCGATGAAATGTAA
- a CDS encoding response regulator translates to MLKKLGIKGRVLLLTLLPTSLMALVLGGYFTWMQQADLHIQLMQRGEMIAEQLAPLAAPAMGHQDNELLERIATQALEQTDVRAVTFLAPDRTLLAHAGPTMLNQTPSGSGTQMLRRSGNDATRYLLPVFGKHRNLAGDVIPEEADRLLGWVELELSHNSMLLRGYRSLFASLMLIAGGLTGAALLALRMGRTINRPLSQIKQAVAQLKDGHLETRLPPLGSQELDELASGINRMAGTLQNAQEELQHSIDQATEDVRQNLETIEIQNIELDLARKEALEASRIKSEFLANMSHEIRTPLNGILGFTHLLQKSELTPRQLDYLGTIEKSADSLLGIINEILDFSKIEAGKLVLDHIPFNLRDLLQDTLTILAPAAHAKQLELVSLVYRDTPLSLVGDPLRLKQILTNLVSNAIKFTREGTIVARAMLEEEHEDTVQLRISIQDTGIGLSNQDVRALFQAFSQADNSLSRQPGGTGLGLVISKRLIEQMGGEIGVDSTPGEGSEFWISLSLPKARDDAEDLPCAPLLGRRVAVLENHELARQALQHQLEDCGLSTTPFNTLESLTNGVTAAHQTDQAIELAVLGITSNDMPPERLNQHIWDLEHLGCKVLVLCPTTEQTLFHLSVPNPHSQLQAKPACTRKLRRSLSDLVNPRPMRSEPSEPVSSRAPKVLCVDDNPANLMLVQTLLEDMGARVLAVESGYAAVKAVQNETFDLVLMDVQMPGMDGRQSTEAIRQWESERHCTPLPIVALTAHAMANEKRALLQSGMDDYLTKPISERQLAQVVLKWSGLALRNHSPERSGDGHAGAHDLLVLDHEEGLRLAAGKADLAADMLAMLLASLEADREAIRLAQQSNDHNALIERVHRLHGATRYCGVPQLRAACQRSETLLKQQDPKASVALDELDRAINRLAAQARMNA, encoded by the coding sequence GTGCTTAAGAAACTCGGAATCAAAGGCCGCGTGCTGTTGCTGACCCTGTTGCCGACCAGCCTGATGGCGTTGGTGCTAGGGGGTTATTTTACCTGGATGCAACAGGCTGACCTGCACATCCAGCTCATGCAGCGCGGCGAAATGATCGCCGAGCAGTTGGCGCCACTGGCGGCGCCCGCCATGGGCCATCAGGACAACGAACTGCTCGAACGCATCGCCACCCAGGCCCTGGAGCAAACCGACGTACGGGCCGTGACCTTCCTGGCCCCTGACCGCACGCTGCTGGCCCACGCCGGCCCGACCATGCTCAACCAGACACCCTCCGGCAGTGGTACACAGATGCTGCGCCGCAGTGGCAACGATGCGACCCGCTACCTGCTGCCGGTGTTCGGCAAACACCGCAACCTGGCCGGGGACGTGATTCCCGAAGAAGCCGACCGCCTGCTGGGCTGGGTCGAACTGGAACTGTCCCATAACAGCATGCTGTTGCGTGGTTACCGCAGCCTGTTCGCCAGCCTGATGCTGATCGCTGGGGGACTGACGGGTGCGGCACTGCTGGCCCTGCGCATGGGTCGCACGATCAATCGGCCGTTGAGCCAGATCAAGCAGGCCGTGGCCCAACTCAAGGACGGTCATCTGGAAACCCGCCTGCCGCCCCTCGGCAGTCAGGAGCTGGACGAGCTGGCTTCCGGCATCAACCGCATGGCCGGCACCCTGCAAAATGCGCAGGAAGAATTGCAGCACAGCATCGACCAGGCCACCGAAGACGTGCGCCAGAACCTGGAAACCATCGAGATCCAGAACATCGAACTGGACCTGGCGCGCAAGGAAGCCCTGGAAGCGAGCCGGATCAAGTCCGAGTTCCTGGCCAACATGAGCCATGAAATCCGCACGCCGCTCAACGGCATTCTCGGCTTCACCCACCTGTTGCAAAAAAGCGAGCTCACCCCACGCCAGCTCGACTACCTGGGTACCATCGAAAAGTCCGCCGACAGCCTGCTGGGGATCATCAACGAGATTCTCGACTTTTCGAAAATCGAGGCCGGCAAGCTGGTGCTCGACCATATTCCATTCAACCTGCGCGACCTGCTTCAGGACACCCTGACCATCCTCGCCCCGGCCGCCCACGCCAAGCAGCTGGAGCTGGTGAGCCTGGTGTATCGGGACACGCCGCTGTCACTGGTGGGCGACCCGCTGCGGCTCAAGCAGATCCTGACGAACCTGGTGAGCAACGCGATCAAGTTCACCCGCGAAGGCACCATCGTCGCCCGCGCCATGCTTGAAGAAGAACACGAAGACACCGTGCAGTTGCGCATCAGCATTCAGGACACCGGCATCGGTCTGTCGAACCAGGACGTGCGCGCCCTGTTCCAGGCCTTCAGCCAGGCCGACAACTCGCTGTCGCGGCAACCCGGCGGCACCGGCCTGGGCCTGGTGATTTCCAAGCGCCTGATCGAACAGATGGGCGGTGAGATCGGCGTCGACAGCACGCCGGGGGAAGGCTCGGAGTTCTGGATCAGCCTGAGCCTGCCGAAAGCCCGCGACGATGCCGAAGACCTGCCCTGCGCACCCTTGCTCGGGCGACGGGTGGCGGTACTGGAAAACCACGAGCTGGCGCGGCAGGCCTTGCAGCATCAACTGGAAGACTGCGGCCTCAGCACCACACCGTTCAATACCCTGGAAAGCCTGACCAATGGCGTCACCGCCGCCCATCAGACCGACCAGGCGATCGAGCTTGCCGTACTCGGCATCACCAGTAACGACATGCCGCCGGAACGCCTCAATCAGCACATCTGGGACCTCGAGCATCTTGGCTGCAAAGTGTTGGTGCTGTGCCCGACCACTGAACAGACGTTGTTCCATCTTTCCGTGCCCAACCCCCACAGCCAGCTCCAGGCGAAACCGGCCTGCACCCGCAAGCTGCGACGCTCCCTGTCTGACCTGGTCAATCCGCGCCCGATGCGCAGCGAACCGAGTGAACCGGTGTCCAGCCGCGCACCGAAGGTGCTGTGCGTCGACGACAATCCGGCCAACCTGATGCTGGTGCAGACCCTGCTCGAAGACATGGGCGCCAGGGTGCTCGCGGTGGAAAGCGGCTATGCCGCCGTCAAGGCGGTACAGAACGAGACATTCGATCTGGTGTTGATGGACGTGCAGATGCCCGGCATGGACGGTCGCCAGAGCACCGAGGCGATCCGCCAGTGGGAAAGCGAACGCCATTGCACACCGCTGCCGATCGTGGCCCTCACCGCCCACGCCATGGCCAACGAAAAACGTGCATTGCTGCAAAGCGGCATGGACGACTACCTGACCAAGCCGATCAGCGAACGGCAACTGGCGCAGGTGGTGCTCAAGTGGAGCGGCCTGGCGCTGCGCAATCACAGTCCTGAGCGTTCCGGCGATGGGCATGCTGGTGCCCATGACCTGTTGGTGCTCGACCACGAGGAGGGCTTGCGCCTGGCCGCCGGCAAGGCTGATCTGGCTGCAGACATGCTGGCAATGCTGCTGGCGTCACTGGAGGCTGACCGCGAAGCCATCCGACTGGCTCAGCAAAGCAATGACCACAACGCCCTGATCGAACGGGTCCATCGCCTGCATGGCGCGACGCGTTACTGCGGCGTACCGCAATTGCGCGCGGCCTGCCAACGCAGCGAAACCCTGCTCAAGCAACAGGACCCGAAAGCCAGCGTGGCACTGGATGAGCTCGACCGGGCAATCAATCGCCTGGCGGCCCAGGCGCGCATGAATGCTTGA